The DNA segment AAGCTGCTGCGATCGTTTGATACTGCCTGTTTGTGAGACAGAACCCCACCCGGCTGTTCCGCATGACAGCGCTGACCACGGCTTTCGTCATGTCGGTGACGGTCACCCTCTCGTGGGCGTGGACCGGCGGCCTCGATCAGCTCGGGCTCAGGGACGACCCGCCCGGCGATCCGATCGTCAGCGCGCCGGCCGGCGACCTGCCGCTGCCCGACCGGCTCGCGCCGTTGACCGGCCCGACCGGGGTGCCGTTCCCCGGCCCTGCCGCGGGCCCTGCCGCCGGTTCGGATGCGGGCCCGGACACGGGAGCACCGCCGGTGCTGCGTGGTCTCGACACCCAGCTGCTCGGCGGGACGCAGGCCAGGAACGTGCCGGCGGCCGCGGATCGGGTGGAGCGGCGGCGGTGCCGTACCGGGGCGAGGCTCGTACCCACCTGCGGTGTGCTCTGGGGTGTGGCGCCGGGCGCGAAGACCGAGTCGCGGGGGCTGCAGGCGCTGCGTGAGTTCGAGCGGAAGACCGGGCGGCACCAGGCGGTGTTCCACGCCTACCACCGGGGGACACGGCAGGTCTTCCCGACCGAGCAGGAGATCGCCATCTCCCGTGAACCGGGTTGGACGAGGATCCTGCTCCTGAACTGGAAACCCGAGACCACGACGTGGGCGCGCATCGCACGGGGCGACCGGCGTACCGATGCGTTTCTCGATCGTCTTGCGGCGCATCTGCGGAAGAATTACCGGGAGAGGTTCTTCTTCGCGATCCACCACGAAGCCGAGGACCAGGTACGGGAGAGGCCCGGCTCCGGCTACACCGCCCGGGACTACGCCGCGATGTTCCGGCACGTGGTGAATCGTCTGCGGGCCCGCGGCGCCACCAACGTCGTGACCGTCCTCATCCACATGGCGTACGTCCCGCACACCACCAAGAGCTGGTTCACCCAGATGTACCCGGGCGACGACGTGGTCGACTGGATCGGGTTCGACACCTACTCCTACAGCGACCCCGGTTACGGGCACGGTGGCCTGGACGAGCTGCTCAACCGGCGGTCGGCGAGCAAACCGGGCTGGCCGGGCTTCTACAACTGGGTCCGGGCGAAGCATCCGGGCAAGCCGGTGATGGTCGCCGAGTGGGGCGTCTGGTTCTCCAAGCGCAACCCCGGGCACATGGCTCGCTTCTACCGCGAGGTCGGCCGCGACATCACCCGCTACCCGGGGATCAAGGCGATGGTCCACTTCGAGACGCCGTCGAACCACAAGGGGCAGGATTCGTCGGTGGACAGCACCCCGGCGGCGCTGCGCGAGTACCGCCGGCTGGGCAGCCTGCCGGTGTTCCAGGTCGCGGTCGGATGACTTCCGCTTTGCTGTGAGGAGGCTGAGAGACCCTGAGAACCCCTCAGGGTTGATTCCGGATCCCGTGGGGTGCGGTGCCTTTCTAGGCTGAGGCCGTGACCATCATCGCTACCGAGGCGCTTACGAAGACGTACGGGGGCGGGGTGACTGCCCTCGCCGACCTGACCGTCGCCGTCGATGCCGGAGTCATCGGCCTCGTCGGTGCGAACGGCGCCGGCAAGAGCACCTTCATCAAAATCATGCTGGGGCTGATCGCTCCCAGCTCGGGCTCGGTCCGCGTCTTCGACCTCGACCCGGTCACTCAGACCGACCGGGTCCGGGCGCGGGTCGGATACATGCCGGAGAACGACTGCCTCCCGCAGGACGTCTCCGCCGCCGAGTTCGTCACCCACCTGGGGCGGATGAGCGGGCTGCCACGCACCGCCGCCCGCGAGCGCGCCTCCGAGGCGCTGCGACACGTCGGTCTCTACGAGGAGCGTTACCGCCAGATCGGCGGCTACTCGACCGGCATGAAGCAGCGGGTCAAGCTGGCGCAGGCGCTGGTGCACGACCCCGACCTGCTGCTGCTCGACGAGCCGACGAACGGCCTCGACCCGGCCGGCCGGGACGCCATGCTGGCGCTCGTGCACCGCATCGGCACCGAGTTCGGCATCTCCGTCGTGGTCTGCTCCCACCTGCTCGGCGAGGTCGAGCGGATCTGTGACTCGCTCATCGCCATCGAGGGCGGCCGGCTGCTGCGCGCCGACCGGATCTCCAGCATGACCGCGGCGTCCGACGTTCTCGCGGTCGAGGTCAGCGAGGGTACGGAGGAGCTCGCGGCAGCCCTGTCCGCCAAGGGCATGACGGTGACCAGGGACGGGCGGATGCTGCTCGTGCCGCTGGAGTCGGATTCGTCCTACGACGAGATCCTGCGTGCCGTCGCCGAGCTCGACCTCTCCCTGCACCGCCTGGACCAGCGCCGGCACCGCGTCGCCGAGCTCTTCACCGCGAAGGAGACCGCCGATGTCTGAGGCCGGCGTCATCCATGACATTGGTTATCAGCGATACGAAGGCGAGCGCCTGGGCCGCTCCGCCGCGATCCGCGCCCTCTACGTGCACGGCCTGCGCGCCTCGTTCGGCTTCGGCCGCTCGGCCAAGGCCAAGATCTTCCCCTGGCTGGTGGCGGGCATCCTGCTGCTGGTCGCGGTGATCCTGGCGGCCGTCCGGTCCCAGCTCAACCAGGTCATCTTCACGTACGTGCAGTTCGACGACCAGATGGCCTGGCTGATCATCTTCTTCGTCGCGATCCTCGGGCCGGAGCTGATGTCCCGGGACATCAGCTCGAACACGCTCCCGCTGTACTTCAGCCGCCCGCTGCGCGCCGCCGACTATGTGTTCGCCAAGTACGCGGCGATGGTCAGCGCGGTCTGGCTGCTGCTCGGCGTACCGCAGCTGATCATGTTCCTCGGCGCCGCGTTCACCACGAAGTCCGGCGCGAAGGGCGTGTGGAACGAGTTCCTCGACCTGGTGCCCGGCTGGGGTTACAGCCTGCTCTGGGCGCTGCTCTTCGCCGGCATCGGCCTGCTGATCGCGTCGTTCACCGGCAAGCGTGCCTTCGCGGCCGGCGGCATCGTCGCCGTCTTCCTGCTGACCACGCCGGTCGTCGGGGTGATGAGCATCCTGCCGTCCAGCACCGCCAACCACCTGGCCGGCCTGGTCAGCCCGATGTCCCTGATCGCCGGCGTCGGCGAGTGGCTGTCGAACGAGCCGGAGAGCCAGATGGGCCTCGACATCGGCCGCTTCGGCCCGGTCTACGGCATCACGGCGGTCTGCGTGATCACCGTCTGCCTCCTGCTGCTGCTCGCCCGTTACCGGAAGGTGGCGTCGCTGTGACGACCGAGACCATCCCCGCCGAGACCGGCGCCCGCACCGACGTGGTCGAGCTGACGAACGTGACCCGGTGGTACGGCAACGTCGTCGCCGTCAACGACATCAGCATGTCGCTGGGCACCGGCGTGACCGGCCTGCTCGGCCCGAACGGCGCCGGTAAGACCACTGTGCTGCACATGATGGCCGGCTTCCTCGCGCCCTCCCGCGGCACCGTCACCATCGACGGCAAGCCGACCTGGCGCAACCCGTCCGTCTACCGCGACCTCGGCCTGGTCACCGAGCGCGAGGCGGTGCACTCGTTCCTCACCGCCGAGCAGTTCGTGCTGGCCTGCGCCAAGATGCAGAAGCTGCCCGACCCGGCAGGCGCGGCCCGCGAGGCCCTCGAGCTCGTCGAGATGACCGGCGCCGCCGACCGGCGCATCGGCACCTTCTCGAAGGGCATGCGCCAGCGCACCCGGGTCGCCGCCGCGCTGGTCCACAACCCCCGGGTGCTGCTGCTCGACGAGCCGTTCAACGGCATGGACCCGCGTCAGCGGATGCACATGATGGAGCTGCTGCACTCGCTCGGCGACCGCGGCCACACCATCCTGTTCAGCTCGCACATCCTGGAAGAGGTCGAGCAGGTCGCCGGCCTGGTCCAGGTGATCGTGGCGGGCCGGCTCGCCGCCTCCGGCGACTACCGCAAGATCCGCCGCCTGATGACGAACCGGCCGCACGTCTTCGCCGTGCAGAGCTCCGACGACCGGCGGCTCGCCGTCGCGCTGATCGGGGAGAAATCGGTGAGCGGCATCGAGATGGAGGGCGGCGGCATGACCGTGCGGGCCTCCGACTACGGCAGCTTCACCCGCGCCCTGCCGCGCATCGCCCTGGACCAGGGCATCCGGCTGCACAAGCTGGTGCCGTCCGACGAATCCCTGGAGAGCGTCTTCTCCTACCTGCTGGAGGCCTGATGTCGACCGTCGCTCTGATCACGGCGCGCGGCCTCTTCGGCCGTCGCCGGGCACTGATCCTGCTGCCGCTGCCACTGCTGCTGATCCTGCTCGCGGTGGTCTGCCGGGCGTACGACCTGGACCCGTCGCAGTGGGGCGCCGCGGTCATCGTGGGCCTCGGCTTCGCCGTGGTGCTCCCGGTCGTCTCCCTGATCGTCGGCACCGGCGTCCTCGGTTCCGAAGTGGATGACGGCACCCTGGTGCACATCCTCACCAAGCCGCTGCCCCGCCGCGACATCATCCTGGCGAAATACCTGGTGGCGGCCGTGACGTCGGCGGTCACCTCGGCCGTCCCGCTCTTCGTGGCCGGCATCCTCGCCGACGGCGTCTCGTTCGGCATCGCCCTCGCCGTCGCCGCGATCGCCGGGGCCTTCGCCTACTCCGCCTTGTTCGTGCTGCTCAGCCTTCTGACCCGGCGTCCGGTCCTGCTCGGGCTGGTCTACATCCTGGTCTGGGAGGGCCTGCTCGGCCGTTTCCTGAGCGGCACCCGGGTCCTCTCCATCGAGCAGTACGTCATCACGATCGCCGACAAACTCGACCCGACGACGATCCTGACCGCCCAGGTCGGCATCGGCACGGCCGTGGTGATGAGCGTCGTCTTCGTGGTGGTCTGCACGGTGGTGGCGATCAACCGTCTCGGGAGTTTCAGCCTGGCCGGCGAGACCAGCTGACGATCCGATTCGACGCGTCGCAGGACGCCGAAGGGGCTCCCGGCATATACCGGGAGCCCCTCAATGCTCAGGCGGATGATCAGCCGGTGTTGCGCATGCCGGCGGCGATGCCGTTGACGGTCGTGAGCAGGGCCCGCTCCAGCGCCGTCGAGTCGGACGGGCCTCGGCGGGCGCCCGGCGCCGTCGGGATCTGGCGGGCGGCCTCGCCCAGGTCGCGGTACTGGCGGAGGAGCGCGACCTGCAGGTGGTGCAGCGGCTCCAGGTAGGTGTCCCGGACGCCGAGGGTGCGGGAGAGCTCAGGCTGCGAGGAGAGCAGTTCGGACCCGCCGGTGATGGCGAGGACTTCCTGAACGGTCAGTTCGTACTCGCGCTCGATCGTGGCGAAGATCGGCTGGAGTTCCTCGGGGACGAGGGTCTCCACGTACCGCCGCGCGATCGACAGGTCCGTCTTCGCCAGCATCATCTCGACGTTGGAGAGGAAGGTGCGGAAGAACTGCCAGTTCTCGTGCATGGCGTCGAGTTCGTTGCCGAGGCCGGCGGCCCGGACCGCGGCCAGGCCGGTGCCGACCCCGAACCAGCCGGGGACGATCTGCCGGGTCTGGGTCCAGCCGAACACCCACGGGATGGCCCGCAGACCGCCGAGGCCGGCGTCGGCGTTGGGGCGCTTCGCCGGGCGGGAGCCGATGTTGAGGGCGCCGAGCAGCTCGGTCGGGGTGGCAGCCCAGAAGTACGCCGCCAGGTCCGGGTTCTCGACGAGCTCGCGGTACCGCGTGAACGCCGCGTCGGAGGCGGTGTCCATGACCGAGTCCCACACCTTCAGGCGGACCGGGTCGACCTGGATGCTGGTGTGCAGCAGGGTGGCCTGGAGGACGGCGGCGACGGTCAGTTCGAGGTTCTCCCGGGCCAGGGCCGGCACGGTGTACTTGTCGGAGATGACCTCGCCCTGCTCGGTGACCTTGATGGCGCCGTCCAGGGTGCCGTAGGGCTGGGCCAGGATCGCCTCGTGGGTGGGGCCGCCACCACGGCCGACGGTGCCGCCGCGGCCGTGGAAGAGGCGGAGCCGGACACCGTGCCGGGCGGCCACGTCACGCAGCGACCGCTGCGCCTTGTGGATGCGCCACTGGCTGGTGGTGATGCCGGCCTCCTTGTTCGAGTCCGAGTAGCCGAGCATGACTTCCTGCACGTCGCCGCGCGCCCGGACGATCTCCCGGTACGCCGGCAGCGACAGCATCTCGTCGAGCAGGTCGCCACCGGCGTCGAGCTCGGCCGGCGTCTCCAGCAGCGGCACGATGTTGACCCGGGCGCGGCCGGTGTGGATGTCGACGAGGCCGGCTTCGCGGGCCAGCACCGCGGCGGCGAGCACGTCGTCGACGCCGAGGGTCATCGAGATGATGTACGACTCGACGACGTCGGCCCCGAACCGCTCCTGCGACTCCCGGATCGTGTTGAACACGTCGAACGTCTTGCGGGCCGCGTCGGTGAGCGGGGTGTCGGCGCTGGAGAGCGGCCGGCGCCCGTTGAGCTCGGTGGCGAGCAGCTTGGTGCGCTCGGTGCGGTCCAGCGACGCGTAGTCGTCGACCTCGCCGACCTGCGTGTACATCTGCTGCAGCACCTCGTGGTGCTTCTCGGCGTGCTCGCGGACGTCGAGGGTGGCGAGCTGCAGGCCGAACGCGGACGCCTGCCGGATGGCGGTGGCGACGATGCCGACGGCGGGGAGCTGGCCGGAGTTGCGGGCCAGGGAGGCGCGCATCAGCTCCAGGTCGGCGATCAGTTCGTCGCTGCCGAGGTAGTCGCGGCCGGGCACGTGCGGGGTCCCGGCGGTGAGCCGGGCCCGGGTGTTCTCCAGCTTCGCCTTGATCGCCCGCACCTTGAGGCGGTAGGGCTCCTCGGCGTTGACCCGGCGGAACCGCTGGGCGATCTCCGGCAGGTTGTCCAGGTCCTGGGCGAGGCTCGCGGACAGGTCGAGGGAGACGCCCCGCAGCCGGCGGGAGACCGACAGCTCGTCGATCAGCCTGTCCATGGCCTTCTCGGTGGCCTGGATGCCGTGTTCGTGCTGGATGAGCAGGACGTCGCGGGTGACGGCCGGGGTGACGAACGGGTTGCCGTCGCGGTCGCCGCCGATCCAGGAGCCGAAGGTGAGCGGCCGCGAGGTGGGTGCGGTCTCGACACCGAGCCGGCGCAGCGTCTCGGCCAGGTCGTCGAGGACCTGCGGTGCTGCCTCGGCGTACAGGTCCTTGAGGTAGTAGACCGCGTTGCGCGCCTCGTCGGTCGGGTCGGGCCGGTCGAGCCGCAGCTCGTCGGTCTGCCAGAGCAGGTCGATCAGCTCGGCGAAACGCCGCGTGGAGGCGGTGGTGTCGGTCGCGCCGTACAGGGCCGCGGCGGCGGACTCGGCGTCGAGCGAGTCGGCGACCTGGCGCAGCTTCGACAGGATCGAGCGGCGGGACGCCTCGGTCGGGTGGGCGGTGAAGACCGGGCGGACCGCGAGGCGGCGGGCGGCCGCGGCGATCTCGTCGGCCGGCACGCCCTTGTCGGCGATCCGGGTGGCGGCCTGGTCCAGCCAGCCTCCGTCGCGGGCCCGGCGGCGGCGCAGGTCGCGGGCGCGGTGCACCTGCTCGGTGATGTTCGCGAGGTGGAAGTAGGTGGAGAAGGCCCGCGCCAGCTTGGTGCCGGTGGTGATGTCCATGGCGGCGAGCCGGTCGGCGGCGGCGGTCGCGTCCTGGCGGACCAGCGCGCGGATCTCCTCGACCAGATCGAGAAGCGGCCGGCCTTCCTGGCGGGCCAGCGTCTGGCCGAGCAGCGTGCCGATCCGGCGGATGTCGGCGCGTAGCGCGGCGTCGGAACCCTCTGGGTCGAGGTGGGCAGCCTGCTCTGTCATCGGGGCGCTCCTTAGAACGGATGGCTCCAGGACGGCGCTGTCCCGACTTCGCCGATCGTATCGGCGTACCCCCGACCGGGGGCGAATTGAGTCAAGAGTCTCATGCGCGCTCTGCGCATGCGTCATCACCCGGCAAGTGCCAGGGCATAGGACGGGTACCAGCGACCTGCGGGTGGTGCTCCCGATCCGCAGGCGCCGTCCGACTCGCCGGGACGTTTCACCCAGAGGTACGCGTCGGCGAGCGGATGCCCGGTGACCAGCGTCGGCGCGGCGCCCAGACGGCGGCCGGGCGGGTTGCACCAGCGACGGTCGCCGGTGGCGCGTTTCGCCGGGCCGTTGCCGTTGCGGCTGGTGTCGACGACGAAGTGACGGTCGCCGAGCAGACGGGACAGCTTCGTCCCGTACCGGAGATTGTCCGCCGTGGTCTCGAAATTGGCGACATTCAGGGCGAAACCGTGCGCCCGCATCGCCCCGGCCTGCCGCAGTGCCGGGGCCATCCGCTCGGGCGGCACCCAGGTCGGATTGCCGGCGTCGAGGTAGACCCGCACTCCCGGTTCGGTCCGCAGCGTGGCGACCGCCCAGCTCAGCAACGCGAGCCGCTGCTGAGCCGCTTTGCCCTTGAGGCAGCCGCGCACCGCATGGGCCACCGCGTCCGGTTCCAGGATCACCAGGGCCCGCTGTCCGCGCATGGCGAGGGTCAAGGTCGAGACCCATTTCTTGTACGTCTCCGCGCTGCCCGCACCGCCTTTCGAATGATGCGCGCAGTCCCGCTGCGGGATGAAGTAGAGCGCGATCACCGGCAGCCGCCCGGCGCGACCGGCAGCGAGCACGAGTTGCCGTGCCCGGTCGGCGTATCCGGGCGTGGCGTCGGTGAACCAGGTGGCGACCGGCCGATCGGCGATCTTCCGGATCTTCGCGGCGTCGGCGGCCCGGCCGGACTTCTCCAGCCGGCGCACGTAGTCGGCGGCCGCGCCGCCCGGGTCGACGTAGAGCGCGGGCCGGCCGGCCGACGTGGCCTCCGGCACCCGGACCGCCGGCGACGGCTCGTTCTCCTTGAGCAGGAATCCGGCCGCCACCAGCGAGAGGGCAGCGAGCAGCGCGACACGTCGGCGGCGGCCGGTCACCTTGAGGTGCCGGGCCATGAGCTAGCGCACCCGCACCCAGTGGGCCACCGACGGGACACCGGAGTCGTTCACGAGGAACAGCATGTACCAGCCGGACGGCACGAGTCCGGGCTTCCCCGGAACGGTGACGTCGACGCCGCCGGCCGTGCGGTTCAGGGTGAGCGCCACCGATCGCTGATCGGTGTCGGTCACGTGCGTGACCGAGCTCGGCTTCACCAGCCGCGCCGAGGCGATCCGGCCGGCGTCCGGCGTGGTGATCCGGGCGGTGGCGCCGCGGGCGACCTGGGCGGGACCGGCGGTGATCCGCGGCCGCTCGCCCTGGAACAGGTACGGCGGGCTGAACACCTCGATGCGCTGCTCGAACGTGCCGGCGTTCGTTCCGGACCGGTCGTAGAGCGGGTCGCCGCCCATGGTGATCACCCGGCCGTCGGGCAGCAGGATCGCCTCGGAGTGGTAGTTGCGGCCGACGGTGGACTCGGCGGCGGTCACGAACGCGTTCTGTGCGGGCCGGTAGATCTGCGCGTTGAACAGATCGCTGCGCGGCGTGCCCCGGTACATCCCGCCGCGGTACCCGGACGATCCGCCGGTGGTGAGGACCGAGTCGTCGGGGAGCAGGACCGTGGAGAGGTACCGGGCGGGCCGGGGGAGGTCCGGCCCGGGCCGGTACGCCGGCTTCTTCTCGTCGAGGTCGACGATGCCGGTGCGCCGGGTCGACTCCTCCGACTCACCGATCCCGCCGCCGCCGAGCAGCATGACCTTCTGGTCCTGGGCGGGCGGGAGCAGCACCGACGAGCTGGTCTCGGTCATCTTCGGGTCGCGCAGGCCGGGCACCTCCCGGAACTTGTTCCTCTTCACGTCCCAGACGCCCGGGGTGCGGCCTTCGGTGTCCGAGCCGTACCCGGCGTTGGAACCGGAGTAGAAGACCTTCCCGTCGGCCATCAGGTGCAGGCCCGGGTACGTCGGGAAGTACCGCTTCAGCTCGGGGGCGGCCACCCAGCGCTTCTCGTC comes from the Actinoplanes sp. OR16 genome and includes:
- a CDS encoding glycosyl hydrolase codes for the protein MRQNPTRLFRMTALTTAFVMSVTVTLSWAWTGGLDQLGLRDDPPGDPIVSAPAGDLPLPDRLAPLTGPTGVPFPGPAAGPAAGSDAGPDTGAPPVLRGLDTQLLGGTQARNVPAAADRVERRRCRTGARLVPTCGVLWGVAPGAKTESRGLQALREFERKTGRHQAVFHAYHRGTRQVFPTEQEIAISREPGWTRILLLNWKPETTTWARIARGDRRTDAFLDRLAAHLRKNYRERFFFAIHHEAEDQVRERPGSGYTARDYAAMFRHVVNRLRARGATNVVTVLIHMAYVPHTTKSWFTQMYPGDDVVDWIGFDTYSYSDPGYGHGGLDELLNRRSASKPGWPGFYNWVRAKHPGKPVMVAEWGVWFSKRNPGHMARFYREVGRDITRYPGIKAMVHFETPSNHKGQDSSVDSTPAALREYRRLGSLPVFQVAVG
- a CDS encoding ABC transporter ATP-binding protein, producing the protein MTIIATEALTKTYGGGVTALADLTVAVDAGVIGLVGANGAGKSTFIKIMLGLIAPSSGSVRVFDLDPVTQTDRVRARVGYMPENDCLPQDVSAAEFVTHLGRMSGLPRTAARERASEALRHVGLYEERYRQIGGYSTGMKQRVKLAQALVHDPDLLLLDEPTNGLDPAGRDAMLALVHRIGTEFGISVVVCSHLLGEVERICDSLIAIEGGRLLRADRISSMTAASDVLAVEVSEGTEELAAALSAKGMTVTRDGRMLLVPLESDSSYDEILRAVAELDLSLHRLDQRRHRVAELFTAKETADV
- a CDS encoding ABC transporter permease yields the protein MSEAGVIHDIGYQRYEGERLGRSAAIRALYVHGLRASFGFGRSAKAKIFPWLVAGILLLVAVILAAVRSQLNQVIFTYVQFDDQMAWLIIFFVAILGPELMSRDISSNTLPLYFSRPLRAADYVFAKYAAMVSAVWLLLGVPQLIMFLGAAFTTKSGAKGVWNEFLDLVPGWGYSLLWALLFAGIGLLIASFTGKRAFAAGGIVAVFLLTTPVVGVMSILPSSTANHLAGLVSPMSLIAGVGEWLSNEPESQMGLDIGRFGPVYGITAVCVITVCLLLLLARYRKVASL
- a CDS encoding ABC transporter ATP-binding protein, yielding MTTETIPAETGARTDVVELTNVTRWYGNVVAVNDISMSLGTGVTGLLGPNGAGKTTVLHMMAGFLAPSRGTVTIDGKPTWRNPSVYRDLGLVTEREAVHSFLTAEQFVLACAKMQKLPDPAGAAREALELVEMTGAADRRIGTFSKGMRQRTRVAAALVHNPRVLLLDEPFNGMDPRQRMHMMELLHSLGDRGHTILFSSHILEEVEQVAGLVQVIVAGRLAASGDYRKIRRLMTNRPHVFAVQSSDDRRLAVALIGEKSVSGIEMEGGGMTVRASDYGSFTRALPRIALDQGIRLHKLVPSDESLESVFSYLLEA
- a CDS encoding ABC transporter permease — protein: MSTVALITARGLFGRRRALILLPLPLLLILLAVVCRAYDLDPSQWGAAVIVGLGFAVVLPVVSLIVGTGVLGSEVDDGTLVHILTKPLPRRDIILAKYLVAAVTSAVTSAVPLFVAGILADGVSFGIALAVAAIAGAFAYSALFVLLSLLTRRPVLLGLVYILVWEGLLGRFLSGTRVLSIEQYVITIADKLDPTTILTAQVGIGTAVVMSVVFVVVCTVVAINRLGSFSLAGETS
- the ppc gene encoding phosphoenolpyruvate carboxylase, which produces MTEQAAHLDPEGSDAALRADIRRIGTLLGQTLARQEGRPLLDLVEEIRALVRQDATAAADRLAAMDITTGTKLARAFSTYFHLANITEQVHRARDLRRRRARDGGWLDQAATRIADKGVPADEIAAAARRLAVRPVFTAHPTEASRRSILSKLRQVADSLDAESAAAALYGATDTTASTRRFAELIDLLWQTDELRLDRPDPTDEARNAVYYLKDLYAEAAPQVLDDLAETLRRLGVETAPTSRPLTFGSWIGGDRDGNPFVTPAVTRDVLLIQHEHGIQATEKAMDRLIDELSVSRRLRGVSLDLSASLAQDLDNLPEIAQRFRRVNAEEPYRLKVRAIKAKLENTRARLTAGTPHVPGRDYLGSDELIADLELMRASLARNSGQLPAVGIVATAIRQASAFGLQLATLDVREHAEKHHEVLQQMYTQVGEVDDYASLDRTERTKLLATELNGRRPLSSADTPLTDAARKTFDVFNTIRESQERFGADVVESYIISMTLGVDDVLAAAVLAREAGLVDIHTGRARVNIVPLLETPAELDAGGDLLDEMLSLPAYREIVRARGDVQEVMLGYSDSNKEAGITTSQWRIHKAQRSLRDVAARHGVRLRLFHGRGGTVGRGGGPTHEAILAQPYGTLDGAIKVTEQGEVISDKYTVPALARENLELTVAAVLQATLLHTSIQVDPVRLKVWDSVMDTASDAAFTRYRELVENPDLAAYFWAATPTELLGALNIGSRPAKRPNADAGLGGLRAIPWVFGWTQTRQIVPGWFGVGTGLAAVRAAGLGNELDAMHENWQFFRTFLSNVEMMLAKTDLSIARRYVETLVPEELQPIFATIEREYELTVQEVLAITGGSELLSSQPELSRTLGVRDTYLEPLHHLQVALLRQYRDLGEAARQIPTAPGARRGPSDSTALERALLTTVNGIAAGMRNTG
- a CDS encoding glycoside hydrolase family 6 protein, whose protein sequence is MARHLKVTGRRRRVALLAALSLVAAGFLLKENEPSPAVRVPEATSAGRPALYVDPGGAAADYVRRLEKSGRAADAAKIRKIADRPVATWFTDATPGYADRARQLVLAAGRAGRLPVIALYFIPQRDCAHHSKGGAGSAETYKKWVSTLTLAMRGQRALVILEPDAVAHAVRGCLKGKAAQQRLALLSWAVATLRTEPGVRVYLDAGNPTWVPPERMAPALRQAGAMRAHGFALNVANFETTADNLRYGTKLSRLLGDRHFVVDTSRNGNGPAKRATGDRRWCNPPGRRLGAAPTLVTGHPLADAYLWVKRPGESDGACGSGAPPAGRWYPSYALALAG
- a CDS encoding glyoxal oxidase, producing MKPRSRPTLVRRLVSGLATLVVLAVVVVANRPMVAAGAEALHTYQINRQSYKEKFGHWARLPVPHGFRVNAIHAALLHTGKVLIVAGSGNNRDAFEEKSFRTVIYDPATDEFTEVETPTDVFCAGHTFLPDGNLLIAGGTKSYEVLEEDVEHAAGVMKIKNESPDGGPREFRKGTRLLSASGQAYLTRTKVTVPAAAKMTHGGTVMVHAGEAEVWVDAERTGDAPVVRQPAQYTLDGLTGADARNLYGVSDKITHEKQEYGGDKTSYEFDPVTEKYVRTGDLRDHRWYPTLIGLTGGDVLAVSGLDEFGRILPGRNERYLPDEKRWVAAPELKRYFPTYPGLHLMADGKVFYSGSNAGYGSDTEGRTPGVWDVKRNKFREVPGLRDPKMTETSSSVLLPPAQDQKVMLLGGGGIGESEESTRRTGIVDLDEKKPAYRPGPDLPRPARYLSTVLLPDDSVLTTGGSSGYRGGMYRGTPRSDLFNAQIYRPAQNAFVTAAESTVGRNYHSEAILLPDGRVITMGGDPLYDRSGTNAGTFEQRIEVFSPPYLFQGERPRITAGPAQVARGATARITTPDAGRIASARLVKPSSVTHVTDTDQRSVALTLNRTAGGVDVTVPGKPGLVPSGWYMLFLVNDSGVPSVAHWVRVR